The following proteins are encoded in a genomic region of Desulfosporosinus youngiae DSM 17734:
- the splB gene encoding spore photoproduct lyase gives MTREFIPARVFYEPGALDYPLGKSLAEDFRQMKIPLSPATSHNRITGIPGNTPAAQYREAKRTLVIGVRRGEKFQTCKPSAHYQLPLVTSCPGMCEYCYLATTLGKKPYVRIYVNLEEILGIASELIRERLPEITQFEGAATSDPLPVERYSGALRQAIEFFGRESNGRFRFVTKYTDVDSLLDAKHEGHTRFRFSLNCSEVVERYEHGTPSPEERIIAAGNVLKAGYPLGFIFAPIFRFDGWQEAYRRLMERSAEELTKRAPSGWSSEQLTLEFISHRFTSRAKTNILGVFPNSSLPMEETERKFKYGQFGYGKYVYQPEEMKEMKEFFLEQVKVYFPWAQVEYFV, from the coding sequence ATGACCCGAGAATTTATACCTGCCCGAGTATTTTACGAGCCGGGTGCGCTGGATTATCCCTTAGGAAAAAGCTTAGCTGAGGATTTTCGGCAGATGAAGATACCGCTGAGTCCTGCGACCTCCCATAACCGGATTACAGGAATTCCGGGCAATACCCCGGCGGCTCAGTATCGGGAAGCTAAGCGGACCTTGGTGATCGGGGTACGCCGCGGTGAAAAATTTCAAACCTGTAAACCATCTGCCCATTATCAGCTGCCCTTGGTAACGAGCTGCCCGGGTATGTGTGAATATTGCTATTTAGCCACCACATTAGGGAAAAAACCTTATGTGCGGATTTATGTCAATCTCGAAGAGATCTTAGGTATCGCTTCAGAGCTGATCCGGGAACGGCTTCCTGAGATTACCCAGTTTGAAGGGGCTGCCACTTCTGATCCACTTCCTGTGGAGAGATATTCCGGGGCGTTGAGGCAGGCTATTGAATTTTTTGGCCGGGAGTCCAACGGCCGTTTTCGCTTTGTCACAAAGTACACGGATGTGGATAGTTTGCTTGATGCCAAACATGAAGGGCATACTCGTTTTCGCTTTAGTTTAAATTGTTCCGAAGTCGTGGAGAGGTATGAACATGGGACACCTTCTCCGGAAGAGCGGATTATTGCCGCGGGAAACGTCTTGAAGGCTGGTTATCCGTTGGGTTTTATTTTTGCACCGATTTTTCGATTTGACGGATGGCAGGAAGCGTATCGGCGGCTCATGGAACGTTCAGCCGAAGAATTAACGAAAAGGGCTCCGTCCGGTTGGTCTTCCGAGCAGTTGACCTTGGAATTTATCTCCCATCGCTTTACTTCGAGAGCAAAAACCAATATATTAGGGGTTTTTCCGAACTCTTCTTTACCCATGGAAGAGACTGAGCGTAAGTTTAAGTACGGGCAATTCGGCTACGGAAAATATGTTTACCAACCGGAAGAAATGAAGGAAATGAAGGAGTTTTTCCTGGAGCAGGTTAAGGTTTATTTTCCCTGGGCCCAGGTAGAGTATTTTGTTTAA
- the istA gene encoding IS21 family transposase, translating into MDKIHTIRFRFHVKGEKISQIAQDMNLDWKTVRKYVDMTDFNAPAPKPASEKLVCPKLDPYKATINRWLEEDKQAPRKQRHTAKRVFNRLKQEFPDFNCSYRTVAAYYAVKHQGLFSQAKKGYLPLDHRPGEAQVDFGTADFYENGTRRTGKYLEVSFPHSNKGYLQLFYGENMECLLEGMDTIFRHIGVVPAEVWFDNTKTIVTKILRGGRALTERFERFQEHYGFQSVFTNPGEGQEKGNVENKVGYHRRNLLVPIPRFLALAGFNRQLLKQCDDDAAREHYRHNETIEELFKEDLLHCHPLPNIDFDLSGKQSIVTNNWGKFYRHKGMHEYSASPKHANEVVNLKLTSSHIIVMDENYREIVRHRRLYGNTKQQSMEWLPYLKQLSIRPRALKYSGVYDMMPPSLKQFLEKCSHSETGKVLKVLAELTDRTGFDSALNTINQALTYGASDADSLQNLYRRLYADVPELPPMPTGPQMPNIGQMSANLMAYDVFLGKGGVMNAR; encoded by the coding sequence ATGGACAAGATACATACTATCAGATTTAGATTTCACGTGAAAGGAGAGAAAATTTCCCAAATTGCACAGGATATGAACCTAGACTGGAAGACCGTACGGAAGTATGTCGATATGACCGACTTCAACGCGCCAGCCCCTAAACCCGCTTCTGAAAAGCTGGTTTGTCCTAAACTAGATCCTTACAAAGCTACCATTAATCGATGGCTTGAGGAAGACAAGCAAGCACCACGCAAACAGCGGCATACTGCCAAAAGAGTCTTTAACCGGCTTAAACAAGAGTTTCCTGATTTTAACTGCTCCTATCGAACCGTCGCCGCCTATTATGCTGTTAAACATCAGGGGTTATTCAGCCAGGCTAAAAAGGGGTATTTGCCCTTAGATCATCGTCCCGGCGAAGCGCAAGTTGATTTCGGGACCGCCGATTTTTACGAAAACGGGACGCGGAGGACCGGGAAATATCTTGAAGTATCGTTTCCTCACAGCAATAAAGGGTATCTGCAGTTGTTTTATGGGGAAAACATGGAATGCCTTCTGGAAGGAATGGATACCATCTTTCGTCACATTGGAGTGGTCCCGGCAGAGGTATGGTTTGACAACACCAAAACCATCGTGACCAAGATCCTTCGGGGCGGCCGTGCTCTCACAGAGCGCTTTGAGCGGTTCCAGGAGCACTATGGCTTTCAGAGTGTGTTCACAAACCCTGGAGAGGGCCAGGAAAAAGGTAATGTAGAAAATAAAGTAGGTTACCATCGGCGCAATCTCCTGGTTCCGATACCCCGTTTCCTTGCGCTGGCTGGTTTCAACCGGCAACTTCTTAAGCAATGCGATGACGATGCAGCCAGAGAGCACTACCGCCATAATGAAACCATCGAAGAGCTATTCAAGGAAGATCTGTTGCACTGTCATCCCCTCCCTAACATTGACTTTGACTTAAGCGGTAAGCAGAGCATCGTCACGAATAATTGGGGGAAATTTTATCGGCATAAAGGTATGCACGAATATTCGGCTTCCCCGAAGCATGCCAACGAAGTGGTCAACTTGAAGCTCACGTCCTCACACATCATTGTCATGGATGAAAATTACCGCGAAATCGTCAGGCACCGCCGACTATACGGTAATACCAAGCAGCAGAGTATGGAGTGGCTCCCCTATCTTAAACAGCTTTCCATCCGTCCACGTGCCTTGAAATATTCCGGTGTCTACGACATGATGCCGCCTTCCCTGAAGCAGTTTCTGGAAAAATGCTCTCATTCAGAAACCGGAAAGGTGCTTAAAGTACTGGCCGAACTTACGGATCGAACCGGCTTTGACAGTGCTCTGAATACAATTAACCAGGCTCTTACTTACGGAGCATCCGATGCGGATAGCCTGCAGAATCTTTACCGCCGCCTTTATGCGGATGTTCCAGAGCTGCCCCCCATGCCGACCGGTCCCCAAATGCCCAACATCGGTCAGATGTCAGCGAACCTCATGGCTTATGATGTCTTTCTGGGAAAAGGGGGTGTCATGAATGCTCGATGA
- a CDS encoding DUF4367 domain-containing protein, producing MALSEKELDQLIKSQLSKDLDANIEVPDIEDQWQKIKSKLLKENQVIGKTSPNRTRIVVAAVIVISIGSMNFLYPSNANAVGGKIAKFFNYIVGKTTQNKTETYTAIDPGVPKIEDIGDIFEKEVTLSEAQALIPFKLATPSYLPHGANTRKVVIASLSAEVYQISIEYNHNDGVIVFSQQISSNGASRGTLYDTDDTVIKDLTVNGSPAILFIRKNGINTLNWQSRGLILQIKGEITEEEITKMAQSIN from the coding sequence ATGGCATTATCTGAAAAAGAACTTGACCAACTAATAAAAAGTCAGCTGTCAAAAGATTTAGATGCCAATATTGAGGTTCCAGATATTGAGGACCAATGGCAGAAGATTAAAAGTAAACTATTAAAAGAAAATCAAGTAATCGGAAAAACTTCTCCAAATCGAACTAGAATTGTGGTGGCTGCTGTAATTGTCATTTCAATCGGTTCTATGAACTTCTTATATCCTAGCAATGCAAATGCCGTAGGGGGGAAGATCGCTAAATTTTTTAATTATATAGTTGGAAAAACAACACAAAATAAAACTGAAACTTATACGGCTATCGACCCTGGTGTACCAAAAATAGAGGATATAGGGGATATTTTTGAAAAAGAAGTTACTCTATCTGAGGCGCAAGCCTTGATCCCTTTTAAGTTAGCCACCCCAAGCTATCTCCCCCATGGAGCTAATACTAGAAAGGTTGTCATTGCATCTCTAAGTGCAGAAGTATATCAGATTTCTATCGAATATAATCATAATGACGGCGTAATCGTTTTTAGCCAACAAATTAGTTCTAATGGAGCTTCACGTGGAACATTATATGATACAGATGATACTGTTATAAAAGATCTAACAGTTAACGGTAGCCCCGCTATCTTATTCATAAGAAAGAACGGTATAAATACTTTGAATTGGCAATCAAGGGGTTTGATACTACAAATAAAAGGAGAAATAACCGAAGAAGAGATTACAAAGATGGCACAATCTATTAACTAA
- the istB gene encoding IS21-like element helper ATPase IstB yields the protein MLDDELRDCCKNLKLSRNLADMAQTTQGNTHQDYLHQLLVAELKNRERGRTEKLINSAGFYSIKTFDRFRFDEINLPSQLTPESLKSLDFISEKKNIIMYGRTGTGKTMLSTALGVEACRKGIPVKFYRTAALVNQLSEAKKGEVLGLLLKKLRKASVIILDEWGYVPYDRIGAQLLFDFLSEIHEQKSIILNTNLEFSRWVNVLYDEQMTAALIGRLMHNCYLLLFPGENNRLRESSIHEIYGSIAPTVHKEDN from the coding sequence ATGCTCGATGATGAGCTCAGAGATTGCTGCAAGAATCTGAAGCTGAGCCGCAATCTAGCGGATATGGCCCAGACAACGCAGGGTAATACCCACCAGGACTATCTGCATCAATTGCTGGTTGCAGAGCTGAAAAACCGCGAACGAGGGCGGACCGAAAAGCTGATTAACAGTGCCGGTTTTTATAGCATCAAAACCTTTGACCGATTCCGCTTTGATGAAATTAATCTCCCCTCCCAATTGACACCTGAAAGTCTGAAGTCCCTTGATTTCATTAGCGAAAAAAAGAACATCATTATGTACGGCAGAACAGGAACAGGAAAAACCATGCTGTCTACTGCACTAGGCGTTGAGGCCTGCCGGAAAGGAATTCCCGTTAAGTTCTACCGAACTGCGGCTTTGGTCAACCAGCTTTCGGAAGCTAAGAAAGGTGAAGTCTTGGGACTGCTGCTGAAAAAGCTGAGAAAAGCCTCTGTCATTATTCTTGATGAATGGGGTTATGTTCCTTATGACCGTATCGGTGCCCAGTTACTCTTTGACTTTCTCTCCGAGATCCACGAACAGAAATCGATTATACTGAACACGAACCTGGAATTTTCACGCTGGGTTAACGTGCTTTATGATGAGCAAATGACGGCTGCCCTGATCGGCAGGCTGATGCATAACTGCTATCTTCTTCTGTTTCCCGGAGAGAACAACCGGTTAAGAGAATCCAGTATCCATGAAATCTACGGCTCAATAGCACCGACTGTTCATAAGGAGGATAACTGA
- a CDS encoding ABC1 kinase family protein → MIGKRIRHIKRYRDVAKVLARHGFGFFVEEVGLLHMLSLPKRLFTHTEELDPMSVGERIRLVIEELGPTYIKIGQIASTRADIIPPGILNELEKLQENVPSFSFEEVSEIIEEELGSPLEEIFSSFDANVMAAASIGQVHRATLRSTGELVAVKVQRPQIKGMIETDLEILLDLAGLAENRMKRMERLQLRDVVEEFAKSLRSELDYTIEGRNAEKIAKQFKNDKSVHIPSIYWDYSTKKVLTMEFVEGLRLNQFEALEKKGYDHKVLAEQLVQALFQQILIEGFFHADPHPGNLFILQGGVISFIDFGMVGRLTLDMKHNFASLIIAMMRQDTDRMIKAVLRIGIVPEDVNLPSLVNDVDELREKYMDVPLSRMSLGEAISDLFEVAFRHQIRIPSDFTMVAKCLLIMEGIVEKLDPNLSIMDMAEPFGIQLLKERFRPRTIAGRLWHNVSDYGDLLVDLPKQMKDLMRNLVRGRIRIEVSVPELDSFLRKLDRITNQISFSIVLLSFSIVMAGIIIASALGQQPIMFWQISVIEIGAGMAGLMLLWLFISIFKSGKF, encoded by the coding sequence ATGATTGGGAAACGAATACGCCATATTAAACGGTATCGGGATGTCGCTAAAGTCTTAGCTCGCCACGGGTTTGGTTTTTTCGTGGAGGAGGTGGGGCTTTTACATATGCTTTCTTTGCCGAAACGGCTTTTTACCCATACGGAAGAGCTGGACCCCATGTCGGTTGGGGAACGGATACGCCTGGTGATTGAGGAACTGGGTCCTACATATATTAAAATCGGACAGATAGCCAGTACCCGGGCGGACATTATCCCGCCGGGGATTCTTAATGAACTGGAAAAGCTCCAGGAAAACGTGCCATCCTTCTCTTTTGAGGAGGTCTCGGAGATTATTGAAGAGGAATTAGGCTCCCCTCTGGAGGAGATTTTTTCTTCCTTTGATGCAAATGTGATGGCTGCAGCCTCGATTGGTCAGGTTCATCGTGCCACATTACGGTCAACAGGAGAGCTGGTTGCGGTTAAGGTGCAGCGCCCTCAGATTAAGGGTATGATAGAAACCGATTTAGAGATCCTCCTGGACTTAGCCGGGTTGGCTGAAAACCGTATGAAACGGATGGAACGGCTGCAATTACGGGATGTTGTAGAGGAGTTTGCCAAGTCCCTTCGCAGCGAACTGGATTATACCATCGAAGGCAGAAATGCGGAGAAAATTGCTAAGCAGTTTAAGAATGATAAGTCGGTTCACATTCCTTCGATTTATTGGGACTATTCGACAAAAAAGGTACTCACAATGGAGTTTGTTGAAGGGTTAAGGCTCAATCAGTTTGAAGCACTTGAAAAGAAAGGGTATGACCATAAGGTATTAGCTGAACAACTTGTTCAAGCGCTCTTCCAGCAGATTTTAATTGAAGGGTTTTTTCATGCTGACCCGCATCCCGGGAATCTATTCATCTTGCAAGGCGGCGTGATTTCCTTTATTGACTTTGGCATGGTGGGAAGACTCACCTTAGATATGAAGCATAATTTTGCCTCCTTAATAATTGCTATGATGCGTCAGGATACAGACCGTATGATAAAAGCGGTCTTGCGCATAGGGATCGTTCCGGAAGATGTCAACCTGCCCAGTTTAGTCAATGATGTTGATGAACTGCGGGAAAAGTACATGGATGTGCCCCTGAGCCGGATGAGCCTGGGTGAGGCGATCAGCGATCTTTTTGAGGTTGCCTTTCGTCATCAGATCCGGATTCCCTCTGATTTCACCATGGTTGCCAAGTGCTTGCTGATTATGGAAGGAATCGTGGAAAAGCTGGATCCTAATCTGAGCATTATGGATATGGCCGAACCCTTTGGAATTCAGCTTTTAAAAGAACGTTTCAGACCAAGAACGATTGCGGGAAGGCTCTGGCATAATGTCTCGGATTATGGTGATCTGTTAGTGGATCTGCCTAAACAAATGAAAGATTTGATGAGGAATCTGGTGCGGGGACGTATCCGCATTGAGGTCAGTGTTCCGGAACTGGATAGTTTCCTGCGGAAATTAGACCGTATTACAAATCAGATATCTTTCAGTATAGTGCTGCTTTCCTTTAGTATTGTTATGGCAGGGATTATTATTGCTTCCGCCTTAGGTCAGCAGCCGATTATGTTTTGGCAGATATCCGTGATCGAGATTGGTGCCGGAATGGCAGGTCTTATGCTGCTCTGGCTGTTTATTTCTATTTTTAAATCAGGGAAGTTTTAG
- a CDS encoding RNA polymerase sigma factor, which translates to MSFSGANLNIFEILVKQHYKKVYQTVYTYTKDKYISEDAVQQAFLIAYKKLHQLNSKDKFASWVTSIALNEAKRMLNNKNNTTITSITEFHLNRLQDSKEFDIELKEDVGNVLKKLKQKDMEILVYKYYACFLQDIFHESCKLFFHSIATPFSTKLQVPFHTH; encoded by the coding sequence ATGTCATTTTCCGGTGCGAATTTAAATATATTCGAGATCCTTGTTAAGCAACATTATAAAAAAGTCTACCAAACAGTTTATACTTATACTAAAGATAAATATATATCCGAGGATGCAGTCCAACAGGCATTTTTGATAGCCTATAAGAAACTTCATCAATTAAATTCTAAGGATAAATTTGCTTCGTGGGTAACTTCAATTGCATTAAATGAAGCAAAACGAATGCTAAATAATAAAAACAATACTACGATTACCTCAATTACGGAATTTCACTTAAACAGGCTACAAGATAGTAAGGAATTTGATATAGAACTAAAAGAGGATGTTGGCAATGTCCTTAAAAAATTAAAGCAAAAAGATATGGAAATCTTAGTATATAAGTATTATGCTTGTTTTTTGCAAGACATTTTTCATGAAAGTTGCAAACTATTTTTCCATAGTATTGCAACTCCATTTTCCACAAAGTTGCAAGTTCCGTTTCATACCCATTAA
- a CDS encoding phasin family protein — protein MKDLIKKGLSLGLGLAAVSKEQIEKLVDELVKKGEVSASESKDLINELVEKGQAEQKQMNARIHEQLEKVLKDLNVPSKADLERLEKRIEELENKQ, from the coding sequence ATGAAAGATCTTATTAAAAAGGGATTGTCCCTGGGTTTAGGTTTAGCTGCAGTAAGTAAGGAGCAGATCGAGAAGCTTGTGGATGAATTGGTGAAAAAAGGGGAGGTTTCTGCTTCAGAATCTAAGGACCTTATCAATGAACTGGTAGAGAAGGGGCAAGCGGAACAGAAACAAATGAATGCCCGGATTCATGAGCAGCTGGAAAAAGTACTCAAAGATTTAAACGTGCCAAGCAAAGCGGATTTAGAGCGTTTGGAAAAACGAATTGAAGAGCTGGAGAATAAGCAGTGA